CTGGTCGGCGGCGTGGAAGGTCTCGTACGGCGCGATCGACGGGTGCGCGTTCCCCATTCGCCCGGGCGACGTGCCGGTCTCGAGCGTCGACGAGGCCTGGTTCGCGAGCGCCGAGAGTAGCGAACCGAGCAGCGTCACCTTGACGTGCTGGCCGCGACCGGTGCCGCCCTCCATGTCGCGGGCGCGGAGCGCGGCCTGAATGCCGATCACCGCGTTGAGCCCAGTGAGGATATCGACGAGCGCGACACCAACCTTGGTGGGTTCGCCGCCCGCGTCGTCGGCCTGGCCGGTGATGCTCATGAGCCCACCGACGGCCTGCACGAGCAGGTCGTAGCCGGGAAGATCGCGGCCCTCGGCGTCGCCGAAGCCCGAGATCGAGCAGTACACGACGCCGGGGTTTGCGGCGGCGAGTGCCTCGTAGCTCAGCCCGAACTTGTCCATGGTGCCGGGCTTGAAGTTCTCAATGACGACATCTGCGGTCGCTGCGAGCTCGGTCGCGAGTGCGATGCCCTCCTCGCTGCGGAGGTCGCACACGATCGAGCGCTTGCCACGGTTGACACCCGCGAAGTACGTGCTCTGGCCAATCGCGTTCGTCGGCGGCGACCACTGC
This portion of the Leucobacter komagatae genome encodes:
- a CDS encoding CaiB/BaiF CoA transferase family protein, coding for MTTPGPLAGIRVADFSRVLAGPHATMLLADFGADVIKIESPEGDGTRQWSPPTNAIGQSTYFAGVNRGKRSIVCDLRSEEGIALATELAATADVVIENFKPGTMDKFGLSYEALAAANPGVVYCSISGFGDAEGRDLPGYDLLVQAVGGLMSITGQADDAGGEPTKVGVALVDILTGLNAVIGIQAALRARDMEGGTGRGQHVKVTLLGSLLSALANQASSTLETGTSPGRMGNAHPSIAPYETFHAADQSVALAVGTDGQFTRLCEVLGVPELATDERFANNPARVANRVALRAALEDRLRTRNADEWITAFTAANIPAGRVNTIAQAIELAESLGLNAVAETTGVAPDGSEHTLRSVAAPIHFSETPARYTTPPPGVGEHQGATWLPR